From the Alphaproteobacteria bacterium genome, one window contains:
- the folP gene encoding dihydropteroate synthase: protein MAGAEFPPLAGVALDRPRLMGVVNVTPDSFHDGGRYVASEAAMAKARRLAAEGADFIDIGGESSRPGGQAVTLEQELDRIVPVFEGLADLGVPLSIDSRRAPVMAAALERGAAIVNDISALADEAALELMAGSDVPIILMHCPPDFAAMHAGQDYQDIGAELAAWLAVRIARCEAAGIARARLVVDPGIGFAKNAAQSAAALSDVARLHELGCPVLVGASRKSFIGHLADVCETADRLPGSLAAALWAVSQGVHVLRVHDVAETRQALEIWPG, encoded by the coding sequence ATGGCCGGCGCTGAGTTTCCGCCGCTGGCCGGGGTTGCGCTTGACCGTCCCCGCTTGATGGGGGTCGTCAACGTTACCCCCGACAGCTTCCACGATGGCGGCCGCTATGTGGCCAGCGAGGCCGCCATGGCAAAGGCTCGGCGGTTGGCCGCCGAGGGCGCCGACTTCATCGACATCGGCGGCGAATCGAGCCGCCCGGGCGGCCAGGCGGTGACGCTCGAGCAAGAGCTCGACCGCATCGTCCCGGTCTTCGAGGGACTGGCCGACCTGGGCGTTCCGTTATCCATAGACAGCCGCCGGGCCCCGGTCATGGCGGCGGCGCTGGAGCGCGGTGCGGCGATCGTCAACGACATCAGCGCGCTGGCCGACGAGGCGGCGCTCGAGCTCATGGCCGGCAGCGACGTCCCGATAATCCTCATGCACTGCCCCCCCGACTTCGCCGCCATGCACGCCGGGCAGGATTATCAGGATATCGGCGCCGAGCTGGCAGCCTGGCTTGCCGTGCGTATCGCACGCTGCGAGGCCGCCGGCATCGCGCGCGCGCGTCTGGTCGTCGACCCCGGCATAGGTTTCGCCAAGAACGCCGCCCAAAGCGCCGCCGCGCTCAGCGACGTGGCGCGCTTGCACGAACTGGGCTGCCCGGTCCTGGTCGGCGCCTCGCGCAAGAGCTTCATCGGCCACCTGGCGGATGTCTGCGAAACGGCGGACCGCCTGCCCGGCTCGCTGGCCGCGGCGCTCTGGGCCGTGAGCCAGGGGGTTCACGTGCTGCGCGTCCACGACGTGGCGGAGACCAGGCAGGCACTGGAGATTTGGCCGGGCTAA
- a CDS encoding DUF3592 domain-containing protein: MTEPTEKLPEAPPPQFLRLISRPMLVIFLLIGFGLTAIALWRIGQALASQAWPTAEGRIAGMGATAKSASIVVAYQVAGESYEISLESTAITGRALSPEGEWRWMLAHYKSGQKVAVAFDPDDPANAILEPGLTPHAAVPLVGGLALLLAGGFGFWRRRGD; this comes from the coding sequence ATGACGGAACCTACCGAAAAGCTGCCCGAGGCACCGCCGCCGCAATTCCTGCGGCTGATCAGCCGGCCCATGCTGGTGATCTTTTTGCTCATTGGTTTCGGCCTGACGGCAATCGCGCTCTGGCGCATCGGCCAGGCGCTGGCGAGCCAAGCCTGGCCGACGGCAGAAGGACGTATCGCCGGCATGGGCGCCACCGCGAAAAGCGCCAGCATCGTCGTGGCATACCAAGTGGCGGGCGAGAGCTACGAGATCTCCCTCGAGTCCACCGCCATCACCGGCCGAGCACTCAGCCCCGAGGGCGAGTGGCGCTGGATGCTGGCGCACTACAAGTCCGGCCAAAAGGTCGCCGTCGCCTTTGATCCCGATGATCCCGCCAACGCCATCCTGGAGCCCGGCCTGACGCCCCACGCCGCGGTGCCGCTGGTGGGCGGCCTGGCGCTGCTGCTGGCCGGAGGCTTTGGCTTTTGGCGCCGCCGGGGGGATTAG